CGGCGACGGTACGCCGGCGGTCTGGCGCTGGTCCCGGCCCCGGATCGACGCGCGGCCCGACGACCTCGAGTGCCGCCGGGTGCGGGGCGCCCGGGGCGAGCGGGTCGACGTCTTCCAGCGCGACTGGCGCCACCCGGTCGGCGGCCGCCGCAAGAAGCTGCCGACCATCTGGCTCGCCGAGGAGGTGGGCTCGACCGACACGGCGGTGGCCGAGCTCAAGGCGGTCCTCGGCCACGTCTTCGAGTCGCCGAAGCCGACGGGGCTGATCCGCCGGGTCCTCGACACCATGCCCGCCGACGCGCGGGTCCTCGACTACTTCGCCGGGTCCGGCACCACCGGGCACGCGGTCGCGCTCGCCAACGCGGCCGACGGCGGGCGTCGTACCTGCCTCTCGGTGAACTCCGCCGAGCCGACCCGGGTGGGCTCGAACGCGGAGCGCGCCGGCTACGCCACCGTCTCGGCGATCACCCGCGCGCGGCTGGCCGCGGTCGAGGCGCTGCTCAGCTGACGCCTGCCGCCTTCTCCAGCGCCGCGAGCTCGTCGTCGAGGAAGGTCAGCAGTCGCTGCAGGTGCGGGACCGTACGACGGCAGCCCGTCAGTCCGAAGCCCATGTTGCCGGCGTAGGAGGTGCAGGTGATGTTGAGCGCCATGCCGTTGATCGGGATCGAGACGGGGTAGTTGCCGACGAGCTGCGCGCCGTTCCAGTAGTGGGGGACGCGCGGCCCGGGGACGTTGCTGATGATCAGGTTGAACGGCGGGCGCACCATGCCCTGCATGCCCAGCGCCGGGATCACGATCGACGGGGCCATGCCGATCGCGCTCATCGCGACGATCTGGGTCGGCGTCATCGACGACAGCGCCTCCTTGCCGTCCTTCATCGACCGGCTGATCGTGCGGAGGCGGTCGGCCGGGTCGGCCATGTCGGTGGCGAGGCGCACCATGACCGAGCCGATGGCGTTGCCGCCGGCGGACGAGGCGGTGCCGGCCTGCTTGGCGTTGAGCCCGACCGGGACCATCGACACCAGCGAGCGGTCCGGCAGCGCGTCGAGCTCGGCCAGGTAGGTCCGCATCGCGCCGCTGCACATCGCGAGCACGACGTCGTTGATCGTCGTACCGGTGGACTTGCCGACGGCGCGCATCCGCTCCACCGGCCAATCCTGGGCGGCGAAGCGGCGGGCGCCGGTGATCGACTGGTTGAAGATGGTGCGCGGTGCCGCCAGCGACACCGCGGAGGTCTCGTTGCGCAGGCCCTTGCGCAGCGTCTTGACCAGCGCGACCGGCATGCCGGCGGCCTCGGCGCTGATGCTCATCGCGCCGCGCAGCACGTCGGCGGGCAGGTCGGCCAGCGTCTTCGCAGCGGTCGTGGCCGCGTCGACGGCCGCGGCCGGCAGCGACTCGGCGGTCTCCTCCGGCTTCCGGCGCCGCGAGGCCCCCTCGGCGAACGGGGCGGGCATGTTGCGGCGGTCCTCGTCGGGCGACAGGACGCTCGCCATCAGCCGCATCGCGGAGATCCCGTCGACCAGCGCGTGGTGGAGCTTGGTGTACATCGCGACCCGGCCGTCGGCCAGGCCCTCGATCACGTGCGTCTCCCACAGCGGGCGCTCCCACGCGAGCCGCGTCGAGTGCAGCCGGCCCACCAGCTCGAGCAGCTCGCGCACGCGACCGGGCTGGGGGAGCGCGCTGTGCCGCACGTGGTGCTCGATGTCGAACTGCTCGTCGTCGCGCCAGACGAGGGTGCCGCCGGTCTTGACCGAGCGGTGGGGGTGCTTGAGGAAGAGCGGCGCGATCCGCTCCGTGTCGCGCATCGACTCGAACATCTCCCGGACGTAGCCCGGACCGGCGTCGGCCGGCGGCTCGAAGAGCTGGAGCCCGCCGACGTGCATCGGCTGGTTGCGGTTCTCCGAGAGCAGGAAGGCGGCCGAGGTCGGGTCGATCGGGCGGAATCCGGGAACAGAAACCACGGGGGTCTCCTTTCGTCGCAGGCCCTGATCCTTGCGCGTCGTGACCCCGGTCACAACCGGGTCCCGCGTTTCGGTTGGCCGGGATCGGTTAGGACTCGGACGTGAACCACTTCTCCACCCCGGCCGGCTGGTACGCCGACGGCGACGGCTGGGAGCGCCGCTGGGACGGCTCCAGCTGGACCGACGAGCGACGCCGGAAGAACGAGCCGACCCAGATCCGGGAGACGCCGGCCACCGCCCCCGAGGAGACCGTGGCCCCGGCCGAGCCGCCCGCTCCCGCCGCACCGGCCCCGCAGGCCGCCCCCCAGGGGCCGCCGCCGACCGCGCCGCCCGGGGCGCCGCCGGGCTACGGCCACATCCCGTCGCTGCCCTCGCCGTCGTCCCCGTCGTCCCCGTCGAGCTGGGGTACGCCGCCGCAGGGCCCGCCCCCCGGTGGACGGCGCACGAGGCGGCTGGGGCTGTGGATCACGCTGGTCGTCGTACTCCTGGTCGTGGTGGGCACCGGCATCACCCTCGCGGTGCTGCAGCCGTGGGACGGCGGTGGCGGCTCCGCCGACGACCCGAACGACCCCGACCAGCCGGCCAAGGCTGCGATCCAGGGCGACATCAACGGCGACGGCTACGGCGACGCCCGCTACTACTTCTACCTCGACTACGACAAGGTGACGAAGGTCGAGCAGATCAGCAACGGCAACGGCTTCACCCCCGAGGAGACGCCGGTCGAGCCGTCCAGCGAGCCGGAGGAGCTCTACTTCGACTGGGACGGCGACGGCGTCAACGAGCAGCTGGAGTGGCAGTTCGTGGCGTCCGGCAAGCAGGTCACGCTCACCTCGACCGACGACGAGTTCCCCGACGACCAGTCGTTCACCCTGTCGCTGTCGTCGCTCAAGGAGTTCGGCGACCCGGAGGTCCAGGTCGTCAGCGGCGACTTCGACGGCGACGGCGACCAGGACCTGGCCGTCGCGAGCCCCAACGACCGCAACGTCGACATCTCCGTGCTGGCCAACGACGGCACGGGCACCTTCGCCGACCCGGCCCTGTGGCTCTCGCTGCCCAACGCCGTGATGGACGTCCTGCGGCTCTACCCCGGCGACTTCGACAAGGACGGCGACACGGACCTGTGGGCCCAGCTGCCGTCGGAGCGGCTCGACGACGAGGACTACGACGGCTACTACTCCGGCGACCGCGGCTACGCCCTGCTGACCTCCACCGGCTCGAAGCTCGAGGCCGGCGCGGTCGGCTCCACCGGGAAGTACTTCCAGGCCCTGCTCGTCGGCGACGTCATCGGCGACGGCACGGCCAGCCTCGTCGGCATCGACACCAACTCGGTCGACGGGACCATCGAGGTCAAGGCCTACGACGTCTCCAGCGGCACCATCCAGGAGGTCAAGGGCTTCACCGGGACCTCGAAGATCGGCTCCCGCAACCTCCAGGGCGCCACCCTCAGCGATGTCGACGGCGACGGCAAGGCCGACGTCGTGTTCGTGGTGAAGGGCTTCACGGAGTCGAAGTTCTCCGGCGTGCAGGTGATGACGTCGACCGGAGCGGTCTTCGAGTCCGCACTGGTGTGGGCCGAGACGCCGACCTGCCAGGACGACGACTGCCGCATCGAGTTCATCGGCACCTCGCGCTACTGACGCAGGCTCAGCCGTCGAGCTCCTCGCGGAGCTCGGTCACGACGGAGTCGACGACGGCGACCAGGTCGTTGCCGGTGCGCTCGGCCACGGCGCGCTGGCGGACGTACGACGGTCCGCGCGCCGGGATCTCGAGCACGGAGGCCAGCTCGGCCTCGCAGCCCAGGCGCTCCGCGGTCGGCTGCAGCTGCTCGACCAGGTCGGCGAGGTCGTCGGTGACGAGCCGCTCGTTGGACTTCGCGTCGAGGATCACGATCGCGTCGACGCCGTACCGGGCGGCGCGCCACTTGTTCTCCTGCACGTGCCACGGCGGCATCGTGGGGAGCTCCTCGCCGGCGGCCGCGCGGCCGTCGAGCCAGATGACCAGGCAGTGCATGAGGGCGACCAGCGCGGCCATGTCGGACAGGGTCGAGACGCCGTCGCAGATCCGGTTCTCGAGGGTGCCGTGCTTGACGGCGGGGCGCAGGTCCCAGCGGATCTCGCTGAGCTCGTCGATCACGCCGGTGGTGATCTGGTCGTGCGCGAACGCCTCGAACTCCTCCCACCGCTGGAACTGGAAGGGCAGGCCGGCGGTCGGCAGCTGCTGGAACATCAGCGCGCGGTTGGAGGCGTAGCCGGTGTCCACCCCCATCCAGATCGGCGACGAGGCCGAGAGCGCCTGGAGGTGCGGGTAGTAGGTCAGCAGGGCCGAGAGCACCGGCAGCACGCGGTCCCTCTCGGGCAGCCCGACGTGGACGTGCACGCCCCAGATGAGCATCTGCCGGCCCCACCACTGGGTGCGGTTGATGAGCTCCTCGTAGCGGTGGCCCTCGGTCAGCTGCTGGCCGGTCCAGTCGGCGAAGGGGTGCGTGCCGGCGCCGTACAGGTCGAGGTCGAGGTCGTCGGCGGCGGCGGTGACGTACTGCAGGGTGTTGCGCAGGTCGGCCATCGCGTCGCCGACCGTGGGGCACACGCCGGTCACGACCTCGACGGTGTTCTTCAGCAGCTCCTTGTGCAGCTTGCCGGGGTCGGGCATCCGCGGCTTGGCCCGCGCGAACAGGTGGGCGGCGTCGTTGCGGAGGTCGCGGGTACGGCGGTCGACCAGCGCGAACTCCCACTCCACCCCCAGTGTCGGCTCGGCCGAGCCGTGGAAGTCGATGCGCACACGACAAGCGTAGGGGTAGCCGAGCCGCGTGGCGGTGCCCGCGGTGCCGACGGGAAACCTGTCAGCATGAGTGGATGGACGACCTGCGGACCCTCCACCGCACGCTCGACCTTTGCCTGAAGGTCGGGGAGGTGCTGCTCTCCTCGGGGGCGGGCGCCCCCGACGTGGTGGCGACGATGCGCGCGCTCGCCCGTGCGCTCGGGGTGCGCCACACGCAGGTCGACGTCACCTTCACCTCGCTGGCGATGAGCGTCCAGCAGGGCCTGGACGAGCCGCCGGTGGTGCAGCTGCGCGCGGTCACCCAGCGCGACATCGACTACGAGGACCTCACCCGCGTCGACCACCTCGTGCGGGCGGTCGTGGCGGGGGAGGTCGACCTCGAGGGGGCTCGCACCGAGCTCGCCGCGATCGTGTCCTCGGGCCACGCCCGTCCCCGCTGGATGGCCACGCTCGGGGTGGGCCTGATGTGCGGCGGCGTCGGCCTCCAGCTCGGGGGCAACGCGGTCGTGGTGCTGGTCGCGATGCTCGCGGCCGTGTGCATCGACCGGCTGCAGCTGCTGATGACCCGCCGCCGGCTGCCCGGCTTCTACCAGCAGGTCGCGGGCGGCGTCGTCGCCACGATCCTCGCCGCCCTCGGCACCCGCCTCGCCGAGCCGTGGGTG
Above is a genomic segment from Nocardioides aromaticivorans containing:
- a CDS encoding glutamate--cysteine ligase, which translates into the protein MRIDFHGSAEPTLGVEWEFALVDRRTRDLRNDAAHLFARAKPRMPDPGKLHKELLKNTVEVVTGVCPTVGDAMADLRNTLQYVTAAADDLDLDLYGAGTHPFADWTGQQLTEGHRYEELINRTQWWGRQMLIWGVHVHVGLPERDRVLPVLSALLTYYPHLQALSASSPIWMGVDTGYASNRALMFQQLPTAGLPFQFQRWEEFEAFAHDQITTGVIDELSEIRWDLRPAVKHGTLENRICDGVSTLSDMAALVALMHCLVIWLDGRAAAGEELPTMPPWHVQENKWRAARYGVDAIVILDAKSNERLVTDDLADLVEQLQPTAERLGCEAELASVLEIPARGPSYVRQRAVAERTGNDLVAVVDSVVTELREELDG
- a CDS encoding WS/DGAT/MGAT family O-acyltransferase; translation: MVSVPGFRPIDPTSAAFLLSENRNQPMHVGGLQLFEPPADAGPGYVREMFESMRDTERIAPLFLKHPHRSVKTGGTLVWRDDEQFDIEHHVRHSALPQPGRVRELLELVGRLHSTRLAWERPLWETHVIEGLADGRVAMYTKLHHALVDGISAMRLMASVLSPDEDRRNMPAPFAEGASRRRKPEETAESLPAAAVDAATTAAKTLADLPADVLRGAMSISAEAAGMPVALVKTLRKGLRNETSAVSLAAPRTIFNQSITGARRFAAQDWPVERMRAVGKSTGTTINDVVLAMCSGAMRTYLAELDALPDRSLVSMVPVGLNAKQAGTASSAGGNAIGSVMVRLATDMADPADRLRTISRSMKDGKEALSSMTPTQIVAMSAIGMAPSIVIPALGMQGMVRPPFNLIISNVPGPRVPHYWNGAQLVGNYPVSIPINGMALNITCTSYAGNMGFGLTGCRRTVPHLQRLLTFLDDELAALEKAAGVS
- a CDS encoding DUF2510 domain-containing protein; this translates as MNHFSTPAGWYADGDGWERRWDGSSWTDERRRKNEPTQIRETPATAPEETVAPAEPPAPAAPAPQAAPQGPPPTAPPGAPPGYGHIPSLPSPSSPSSPSSWGTPPQGPPPGGRRTRRLGLWITLVVVLLVVVGTGITLAVLQPWDGGGGSADDPNDPDQPAKAAIQGDINGDGYGDARYYFYLDYDKVTKVEQISNGNGFTPEETPVEPSSEPEELYFDWDGDGVNEQLEWQFVASGKQVTLTSTDDEFPDDQSFTLSLSSLKEFGDPEVQVVSGDFDGDGDQDLAVASPNDRNVDISVLANDGTGTFADPALWLSLPNAVMDVLRLYPGDFDKDGDTDLWAQLPSERLDDEDYDGYYSGDRGYALLTSTGSKLEAGAVGSTGKYFQALLVGDVIGDGTASLVGIDTNSVDGTIEVKAYDVSSGTIQEVKGFTGTSKIGSRNLQGATLSDVDGDGKADVVFVVKGFTESKFSGVQVMTSTGAVFESALVWAETPTCQDDDCRIEFIGTSRY